A genomic window from Gossypium hirsutum isolate 1008001.06 chromosome D12, Gossypium_hirsutum_v2.1, whole genome shotgun sequence includes:
- the LOC107945680 gene encoding zinc-finger homeodomain protein 2, with product MEFEEQEEEIGLAPSYNSLVNSTAVKMSAAEPGSITPTGQQQQQQRKRRYRECLKNHAVGIGGHAVDGCGEFMPAGTEGTLDALKCAACNCHRNFHRKETEPSSPNTFPSTDLYFHQPTQFTPYFRAPTGYLHVAGQQRLLALPSTSGGGGGHSREDQEDVSNQGSSRKRFRTKFTHDQKEKMLELAERIGWRIQKHDELLVQQFCNENGVKRQVFKVWMHNNKHTLGKKP from the coding sequence ATGGAGTTCGAGGAACAAGAAGAAGAGATCGGTTTGGCACCAAGTTATAACTCGCTAGTAAACTCAACCGCAGTCAAAATGTCAGCTGCTGAACCGGGTTCAATAACTCCAACCGGTCAGCAACAGCAGCAACAGAGGAAGCGAAGGTATAGAGAGTGTTTGAAGAACCACGCGGTGGGTATTGGCGGTCACGCCGTCGACGGATGCGGTGAGTTCATGCCGGCTGGAACTGAAGGTACACTCGACGCTCTCAAATGCGCAGCTTGTAACTGCCACCGTAATTTCCATCGTAAGGAAACGGAACCGAGTTCTCCGAACACCTTCCCCTCGACGGACCTCTACTTCCACCAGCCAACGCAATTCACACCTTACTTTAGAGCACCAACGGGTTACCTCCACGTGGCGGGACAGCAAAGGCTATTAGCTTTGCCCTCGACGTCGGGAGGTGGAGGAGGACACAGCAGGGAGGATCAAGAGGATGTTTCGAATCAAGGGAGTTCAAGGAAGAGGTTTAGAACAAAGTTCACACATGATCAAAAGGAGAAGATGTTGGAGTTGGCTGAGAGGATAGGGTGGCGGATTCAGAAACATGATGAACTGCTCGTTCAACAGTTCTGCAATGAAAATGGTGTAAAAAGGCAAGTCTTCAAAGTTTGGATGCATAATAACAAGCACACACTTGGT